A stretch of the Candidatus Thermoplasmatota archaeon genome encodes the following:
- a CDS encoding glycosyltransferase family 2 protein — MSAVPRGGDERAESAFADARRRFLAPDSIAQDDTAHRATRGVATILLPARNEEDGIATTLRELPLPVLAALGFDVDLLVVDGASEDATREIARDFGARVVLQPGVGKGLAFRAALDHAKGTYVVMLDADGTYPAEDVPRFLLELEDGADVVMGSRFAGEIEDGAMSTVNRVGNVALSTLATLLYGVRTTDVCTGMWGFRREKVAALPLTARRFEIEAELFAQCAKAGLVIRELPIRYGRRIGETKLGRFKDGIGIGAKLVGRRLG, encoded by the coding sequence TTGAGCGCCGTCCCCCGCGGGGGGGACGAGCGCGCGGAATCCGCCTTCGCGGACGCGCGCCGTCGCTTTCTCGCCCCCGATTCCATCGCCCAGGATGACACCGCCCATCGCGCGACGCGCGGCGTCGCGACCATCCTCCTGCCGGCGCGCAACGAGGAGGACGGCATCGCGACGACGCTCCGCGAATTGCCGCTTCCCGTCCTCGCCGCGCTCGGGTTCGACGTGGACCTCCTCGTCGTGGACGGCGCGAGCGAGGACGCGACGCGCGAGATCGCGCGCGACTTCGGCGCGCGCGTCGTCCTCCAGCCCGGCGTGGGCAAAGGCCTCGCGTTCCGCGCCGCGCTCGACCACGCGAAGGGAACGTACGTCGTCATGCTCGACGCGGACGGGACCTACCCGGCCGAGGACGTGCCGCGCTTCCTCCTCGAGCTCGAGGACGGCGCGGACGTCGTCATGGGGTCGCGCTTCGCGGGCGAGATCGAGGACGGCGCCATGAGCACCGTGAACCGCGTCGGCAACGTCGCGCTCTCGACGCTCGCGACCCTCCTTTACGGCGTCCGCACGACGGACGTCTGCACGGGCATGTGGGGCTTCCGGCGCGAGAAGGTCGCGGCCCTCCCGCTCACCGCGCGTCGCTTCGAGATCGAAGCGGAGCTCTTCGCGCAGTGCGCGAAGGCGGGCCTCGTCATCCGCGAGCTCCCCATCCGCTACGGCCGCCGCATCGGCGAGACGAAGCTCGGCCGCTTCAAGGACGGGATCGGGATCGGCGCGAAGCTCGTCGGGCGCCGCCTCGGGTGA